The Coregonus clupeaformis isolate EN_2021a chromosome 26, ASM2061545v1, whole genome shotgun sequence genome window below encodes:
- the LOC121540765 gene encoding acyl-CoA Delta-4 desaturase-like, whose translation MGGGGQQTESGEPAKGDRGGLGGGGGGRGGSAVYTWEEVQRHSHRGDQWLVIDRKVYNVTQWVKRHPGGIRVISHFAGEDATEAFSAFHPDPNFVRKFLKPLLIGALAPTEPSQDQGKNAALVQDFQALRDHVEREGLLRACPLFFSLYLGHILLLEALALGLLWVWGTSWSLTLLCSLMLATSQSQAGWLQHDFGHLSVFKKSSWNHILQKFVIGHLKGASANWWNHRHFQHHAKPNVFSKDPDINSLHVFVLGDKQPVEYGIKKLKYMPYHHQHKYFFLIGPPLLIPVYFHIQILRAMFLRRDWVDLAWSMTFYLRFFCCYYPFFGLFGSVALISFVRFLESHWFVWVTQMSHLPMEMDHERRQDWLTMQLSATCNIEQSPFNDWFSGHLNFQIEHHLFPTMPRHNYHLVAPLVRALCEKHGVPYQVKTMQQGLTDVVRSLKKSGDLWLDAYLHK comes from the exons ATGGGGGGCGGAGGCCAGCAGACTGAGTCAGGCGAGCCGGCCAAGGGTGACAGGGGTGGGCtcggtggagggggaggagggcgaGGTGGCAGTGCAGTCTACACCTGGGAAGAGGTCCAGAGGCACTCCCACAGAGGCGACCAGTGGTTGGTCATCGACAGGAAGGTCTATAACGTTACCCAGTGGGTGAAGAGACACCCGGGGGGCATCAGGGTCATCAGTCACTTTGCTGGAGAAGATGCCACG GAAGCATTTTCCGCCTTCCATCCTGATCCTAATTTTGTCCGGAAGTTTCTGAAGCCGTTGCTGATTGGAGCGCTGGCACCCACAGAGCCCAGCCAAGACCAGGGGAAAAAT GCAGCACTGGTGCAGGACTTTCAGGCGTTGCGTGAtcatgtggagagagagggactcCTCCGTGCCTGCCCCCTGTTCTTCAGCCTCTACCTGGGCCACATCCTGCTACTAGAGGCCCTGGCTTTGGGCCTACTCTGGGTCTGGGGGACCAGCTGGAGCCTCACACTGCTCTGTTCCCTCATGCTGGCCACGTCTCAG tcccaggctggctggctgcagCATGACTTCGGCCACCTGTCAGTCTTCAAGAAATCCAGTTGGAATCACATACTGCAAAAGTTTGTCATTGGACATCTAAAG GGTGCCTCTGCTAACTGGTGGAACCATCGTCACTTCCAGCACCACGCTAAACCCAACGTGTTTAGTAAAGATCCTGATATCAACTCACTGCATGTCTTCGTCCTGGGAGACAAACAGCCTGTAGAG TATGGTATAAAGAAGTTGAAGTACATGCCTTACCATCACCAACACAAGTACTTCTTCCTCA TTGGACCTCCACTACTTATTCCAGTGTATTTCCACATCCAGATATTGCGGGCCATGTTTTTACGACGGGACTGGGTG GATCTGGCGTGGTCGATGACTTTCTACCTCCGCTTCTTCTGCTGTTACTACCCCTTCTTTGGTCTCTTTGGCTCAGTAGCCTTGATCAGCTTCGTCAG GTTTTTGGAAAGCCACTGGTTTGTATGGGTGACCCAGATGAGTCATCTTCCTATGGAGATGGATCACGAGAGACGCCAGGACTGGCTCACCATGCAG TTGAGTGCTACTTGCAACATTGAACAGTCACCCTTCAACGACTGGTTCAGTGGACACCTCAACTTTCAGATTGAACACCA tctgttTCCTACCATGCCCCGTCATAACTACCACCTGGTGGCTCCTCTGGTGCGTGCTTTGTGTGAGAAACACGGAGTTCCCTATCAGGTCAAGACCATGCAGCAAGGCCTCACTGATGTTGTCAG GTCACTGAAGAAGTCAGGCGATCTGTGGCTGGATGCATATCTTCATAAATAA